Proteins encoded within one genomic window of Bremerella alba:
- a CDS encoding DUF1559 domain-containing protein yields the protein MKTRHVNSRSGFTLVELLVVIAIIGVLIALLLPAVQQAREAARRMQCSNNLKQLGLALHNFESTYQKLPTGNHSLYNWKITILPFIEQSVVYDQLDFSVAWGRFDGRTFTGNPILYDVTVPGLVCPSSAMPDRNPAMTYSGTSPNWSQVHDYVGISGAYPDPQTRDSVCTQVNAVQTGTHCENGTFINFRGRKLAEMTDGTSNTFVIAEQSGQVDGIEKSANALGGWDGLRTNTVTTTSGTNVWNEDTPISQITYSSGYTQGTATFRYPINSSWMSGAPSGANSWFDVNTILNSYHPGGIEVLQGDGAVRFVSETANMEMLRRAFTLDDGLVTEEL from the coding sequence ATGAAGACTCGGCACGTCAACTCTCGTAGTGGCTTCACTTTAGTCGAACTGCTTGTCGTGATTGCGATCATCGGCGTTCTTATCGCTTTGCTGCTTCCGGCTGTCCAACAGGCCAGAGAGGCCGCTCGCCGGATGCAATGCTCGAACAACCTCAAACAGCTGGGACTTGCCCTGCATAACTTTGAGAGCACTTATCAGAAATTGCCCACCGGCAACCATTCGCTTTACAACTGGAAAATAACGATCCTGCCGTTCATCGAGCAAAGCGTTGTCTACGATCAGCTCGATTTCTCGGTTGCCTGGGGCCGCTTCGACGGGCGAACATTCACCGGCAATCCGATTCTCTACGATGTCACTGTTCCAGGACTCGTGTGCCCTTCAAGCGCCATGCCCGATCGAAATCCGGCGATGACCTACTCAGGCACGAGCCCCAACTGGTCGCAAGTTCACGACTATGTGGGAATTTCCGGGGCTTATCCCGATCCGCAGACCCGCGACAGTGTCTGCACGCAGGTTAATGCCGTTCAAACCGGCACCCACTGCGAGAATGGCACGTTCATCAACTTCCGAGGACGAAAACTCGCGGAAATGACCGATGGAACCTCCAACACCTTCGTCATTGCCGAACAGTCGGGACAGGTCGACGGCATAGAAAAGAGCGCCAACGCACTCGGAGGCTGGGACGGACTACGCACCAACACCGTCACCACCACGTCTGGAACCAATGTGTGGAACGAAGACACACCCATCAGTCAAATCACCTACAGCAGCGGTTACACCCAAGGAACGGCTACATTCCGCTACCCCATCAACAGTTCATGGATGTCTGGCGCGCCTTCCGGGGCCAACTCGTGGTTCGACGTGAACACGATACTCAATTCCTATCACCCCGGCGGAATCGAAGTCCTTCAAGGCGACGGAGCTGTTCGCTTTGTCTCGGAAACAGCCAACATGGAGATGCTTCGCCGGGCCTTTACCCTAGACGATGGGCTCGTCACCGAAGAGCTTTAG
- a CDS encoding carboxypeptidase-like regulatory domain-containing protein — MKRTDISAQVTSGGKPLAGALIDFANHENGEAYGGTLDDQGRVDLKDVALGQYTITIQPPPGDPLPGAPRQIPKGLRGIPRPFYGPHTSPLNAMVSDDESKFTYELTDFDLSAKR; from the coding sequence TTGAAGCGTACTGATATCTCGGCCCAAGTAACCAGTGGAGGCAAACCGCTCGCTGGTGCGCTGATCGATTTCGCAAACCATGAAAATGGCGAAGCGTATGGCGGAACTCTAGATGACCAGGGGCGGGTCGACCTGAAAGACGTAGCCTTGGGACAGTACACGATCACTATCCAGCCACCCCCAGGCGACCCGTTGCCTGGTGCGCCCCGCCAAATCCCTAAGGGTCTTCGCGGCATTCCTAGACCATTCTATGGCCCTCATACGAGCCCACTAAACGCTATGGTATCGGACGACGAGAGCAAATTCACGTACGAACTGACCGACTTTGATCTTTCTGCGAAACGGTAA
- the rplA gene encoding 50S ribosomal protein L1 encodes MVKQSKRYRALAGKLPAEPLNLKDAIVLLKSFDTTKFDQTVEIAMRLGIDPKQADQLVRGALVLPHGIGKIQRVIVFAKGDNAVAAQEAGADEVGAEDMAKKIKDGWLDFDVCIASPDMMGLVGPLGRVLGPRGLMPSPRAGTVTPDVARVVKEYKAGKVEFRNDPAGIVHAVVGRLGFDAGKLQDNIQSFIDHINGLKPQAAKGTYVRSVNLSATMSPGVQVAL; translated from the coding sequence ATGGTTAAACAATCCAAACGATATCGAGCCCTGGCGGGAAAGTTGCCAGCCGAGCCACTGAACCTGAAAGATGCGATCGTACTGCTGAAGTCGTTCGATACGACGAAGTTCGATCAGACTGTTGAGATTGCAATGCGATTGGGCATTGATCCCAAGCAGGCTGACCAATTGGTTCGTGGTGCGTTAGTACTGCCTCATGGTATTGGCAAGATCCAACGCGTCATCGTCTTTGCCAAGGGTGACAACGCCGTCGCCGCCCAGGAAGCTGGTGCCGACGAGGTGGGTGCGGAAGACATGGCCAAGAAGATCAAGGATGGCTGGCTCGACTTCGACGTCTGTATCGCCAGTCCCGACATGATGGGCCTGGTTGGACCATTGGGTCGCGTCCTTGGTCCACGCGGTTTGATGCCTTCACCACGTGCTGGCACGGTGACCCCAGACGTCGCTCGCGTGGTTAAGGAATACAAGGCCGGTAAAGTCGAATTCCGCAACGATCCTGCTGGGATCGTCCATGCAGTGGTCGGAAGACTTGGTTTCGACGCTGGCAAGCTGCAAGACAACATTCAGTCCTTCATCGATCATATCAATGGCCTTAAGCCCCAAGCGGCAAAGGGCACTTATGTTCGTAGCGTCAATTTGAGTGCAACAATGAGCCCCGGCGTTCAAGTTGCCCTCTAA
- the accD gene encoding acetyl-CoA carboxylase, carboxyltransferase subunit beta codes for MASVSSELVSQTEESGKPKKRGVPEGLWQRCPGCQAVIFRKQAEHLLGVCPECDYHWTISAQQRIEQVLDTGTFEEWDTNLHSLDPLEFKDKKSYADRLVAEQKRTGLREAALTGCGMIRARRVAIGVTDSAFIMGSMGSVVGEKLTRLIERATAQDLPLIIISGSGGGARMHEGILSLMQMAKTTAALAKFHETGGLFISVLTNPTMGGVAASFASLGDLIFAEPKALVGFAGPRTIKATIRIDLPEGFQTSEFLLEHGFVDRIVPRNKLKLEIARSIDYCGK; via the coding sequence ATGGCATCCGTCTCCTCGGAACTTGTTTCCCAAACCGAAGAATCTGGCAAGCCCAAGAAGCGTGGCGTGCCAGAAGGGCTGTGGCAACGCTGTCCCGGCTGTCAGGCCGTCATCTTCCGCAAGCAAGCCGAGCACCTGCTTGGCGTTTGTCCTGAGTGTGACTATCACTGGACGATTTCCGCTCAGCAGCGGATCGAACAGGTTCTCGATACCGGCACCTTCGAAGAGTGGGATACGAACCTCCATTCGCTCGATCCGTTGGAATTCAAGGACAAAAAGTCTTACGCCGACCGCCTGGTGGCCGAGCAGAAGCGAACCGGCCTGCGAGAAGCGGCGCTGACGGGCTGCGGGATGATTCGTGCGCGACGGGTCGCCATCGGTGTGACTGACAGTGCGTTCATTATGGGCAGCATGGGAAGCGTCGTTGGTGAAAAGCTGACCCGCCTCATCGAGCGAGCGACGGCTCAGGACTTGCCGTTGATCATCATCAGCGGTTCCGGAGGTGGTGCCCGGATGCACGAAGGCATTTTGTCGCTCATGCAGATGGCCAAGACCACCGCAGCCTTGGCTAAGTTCCACGAGACCGGCGGGCTGTTTATTTCCGTTTTGACCAATCCCACCATGGGTGGCGTGGCGGCCAGCTTCGCATCCTTAGGAGATTTGATCTTCGCTGAACCGAAAGCCCTGGTAGGCTTTGCCGGTCCGCGAACGATCAAAGCAACCATTCGCATCGATCTGCCGGAAGGGTTCCAGACCAGCGAGTTTTTGCTGGAGCATGGGTTTGTGGACCGGATCGTTCCGCGAAACAAGCTGAAGCTCGAAATCGCTCGGTCGATCGATTACTGCGGTAAATAG
- the rplL gene encoding 50S ribosomal protein L7/L12 → MSEEATATVEVNEEIKGLGDQIAGLTLKQAVELGDYLKDAHGIEAAAGGGVMMAGPAGGAAEEAAAEQTEFDVVMTDFGAQKIGVIKVVRAITGLGLKEAKDMVETKDAKIKEGVSKEDAEKAKEELEGAGAVVEIK, encoded by the coding sequence ATGTCCGAAGAAGCAACTGCAACTGTTGAAGTGAACGAAGAAATCAAGGGTTTGGGCGATCAGATCGCTGGCCTGACTCTGAAGCAAGCCGTTGAGCTGGGCGACTACCTGAAGGACGCTCACGGTATCGAAGCTGCCGCTGGCGGTGGTGTCATGATGGCCGGTCCAGCTGGTGGTGCTGCTGAAGAAGCAGCTGCTGAGCAGACCGAGTTCGACGTCGTCATGACTGACTTCGGTGCTCAGAAGATCGGTGTTATTAAGGTCGTCCGTGCGATCACTGGCCTGGGCTTGAAAGAAGCCAAGGACATGGTCGAAACCAAGGACGCCAAGATCAAGGAAGGCGTTTCCAAGGAAGACGCTGAAAAGGCGAAGGAAGAGTTGGAAGGTGCTGGTGCCGTCGTCGAAATCAAGTAA
- a CDS encoding sigma-70 family RNA polymerase sigma factor: MNKGYKNVALRQLRDQQIKYAPRDRKLDQANRAETLISEIDPNKQYPVDYIYYRLTDFRPEQPSVGSLLPGKSAAEDLRLMVEDLSDAADVSVDTVPEEVLTVEQLSDRFNVSTKTISRWRKQGLVSRKFLFEGRKRVGFLRSSVERFVKDNPDRIERGRHFSQLTEAEKLEIIDRARRLASAGGTPSEVAKRVAAKMGRSVETIRYTLKHHDDEQPKEAVFPRGTGPLTESAKQIIYGEYRHGVSVDRLSEKHGRTRASIYRVINEIRFRHITELPLDCIYNEDFEKPELEEDILGEMPPHEKAARKVRVPAGLPTYLASLYEMPLLTREQEYHLFRKFNFLKNKALKIRETLDEQRPKSSDMDAIEQLYDQASDVKNLIVQSNLRLVVSIAKRHVAVTEDFFELVSDGNMSLIRAAEKFDYSRGNKFSTYCSWAIMKNFARTIPVEFRHRDRYRTSLDEYFTTRVDERSDQYEQEMAQQTREKQIDKILHRLDEREQKIIIRRFGLDHSREPQTLKEVGEELGVTKERIRQIEARALNKLKTAARDYNFDLPETN, from the coding sequence ATGAACAAGGGATATAAGAATGTCGCGCTGCGTCAGTTGCGCGATCAACAGATCAAATATGCTCCCCGGGATCGAAAGTTGGATCAGGCAAATCGCGCTGAAACACTGATCTCTGAGATCGATCCTAATAAACAATATCCGGTCGACTACATCTACTATCGTCTGACCGACTTCCGTCCGGAACAACCCAGCGTTGGTTCACTGCTTCCAGGAAAGTCCGCCGCCGAGGACTTGCGTCTGATGGTCGAGGACCTCTCGGATGCGGCAGATGTGTCTGTGGACACCGTTCCTGAAGAAGTGCTAACCGTCGAACAGTTGAGCGACCGCTTCAACGTTTCGACTAAGACAATTTCGCGTTGGCGGAAACAGGGGCTCGTGAGCCGCAAGTTCCTTTTCGAGGGACGCAAGCGTGTGGGCTTCCTCCGCAGTAGCGTTGAACGTTTCGTGAAGGACAATCCTGATCGGATCGAACGAGGTCGTCACTTCAGTCAGCTAACCGAGGCTGAAAAGCTGGAAATCATTGACCGGGCCCGCCGCTTGGCCAGTGCCGGCGGTACGCCTTCGGAAGTTGCCAAACGCGTGGCTGCGAAAATGGGCCGGAGTGTCGAAACGATTCGCTACACGCTGAAGCATCACGACGACGAACAGCCGAAGGAAGCCGTTTTTCCACGGGGAACCGGCCCATTAACCGAATCGGCCAAGCAGATCATCTACGGCGAATATCGCCATGGTGTCTCGGTTGATCGACTCTCTGAGAAGCATGGTCGTACGCGGGCTTCAATCTACCGCGTGATCAACGAAATTCGTTTCCGTCACATTACGGAATTGCCGCTGGATTGTATCTACAACGAAGACTTCGAAAAGCCTGAGTTGGAAGAAGACATTCTGGGCGAAATGCCACCCCATGAGAAGGCTGCCCGGAAGGTTCGCGTTCCTGCGGGGCTGCCGACCTACCTGGCTTCGCTGTATGAAATGCCGCTGCTTACCCGTGAGCAGGAATATCACTTGTTCCGGAAGTTCAACTTCCTGAAGAACAAGGCCTTGAAGATTCGCGAAACCTTGGATGAGCAACGTCCGAAGTCGAGCGACATGGACGCGATCGAGCAGCTTTACGATCAGGCCAGCGATGTCAAGAATTTGATTGTGCAGTCGAACTTGCGATTGGTGGTCTCGATCGCCAAGCGTCACGTGGCTGTGACTGAAGATTTCTTCGAGCTGGTTTCCGATGGCAACATGTCGCTGATTCGTGCGGCTGAGAAGTTCGACTACTCGCGTGGTAATAAATTCAGCACGTACTGTAGTTGGGCAATCATGAAGAACTTTGCCCGCACCATTCCGGTTGAGTTCCGTCATCGTGATCGTTATCGCACGAGCTTGGACGAGTACTTCACGACGCGTGTCGACGAACGAAGCGATCAATACGAGCAGGAGATGGCTCAGCAGACTCGCGAAAAGCAGATCGACAAGATCCTGCATCGTTTGGACGAACGTGAGCAGAAGATCATCATCCGCCGATTCGGCCTGGATCATAGCCGCGAGCCACAGACCTTGAAGGAGGTCGGTGAAGAGTTGGGTGTGACCAAGGAGCGAATTCGCCAGATTGAAGCTCGGGCCCTCAACAAGCTGAAAACGGCTGCCCGAGATTACAACTTCGATCTGCCGGAAACCAATTAA
- the rplJ gene encoding 50S ribosomal protein L10: MSKYLKKLVITDLSKRLDGVNDLLVVDVVGMNAEKTHLVRKQLREKGLSLLVVRRTLAFKACEGTSLAPALDGMEGSTALVWGGEDFVDLAKEVVKLNEDDKFPGFTAKGGVMDGESLNPDSVKAISKWPNRAEQLSLLVGQILGPGRTLAGQIKGPGAKLASQVKQVGEKEEG; the protein is encoded by the coding sequence ATGAGTAAGTATCTAAAAAAACTGGTGATCACCGACCTGTCCAAGCGATTGGACGGGGTGAATGACCTCCTGGTAGTCGACGTTGTGGGGATGAATGCGGAAAAGACCCATCTGGTCCGCAAGCAACTCCGCGAAAAGGGCCTGAGCCTCTTGGTTGTCCGCCGCACGCTGGCATTCAAGGCTTGTGAAGGTACCTCGCTCGCTCCTGCCCTGGATGGCATGGAGGGGAGCACTGCCCTGGTTTGGGGTGGCGAAGATTTCGTCGACTTGGCCAAGGAAGTTGTCAAGCTGAACGAAGACGACAAGTTTCCGGGATTCACCGCCAAGGGCGGTGTCATGGATGGCGAATCCCTGAATCCTGATTCCGTCAAGGCAATCAGCAAATGGCCTAACCGAGCTGAGCAACTCTCGCTTCTGGTGGGTCAGATCCTAGGCCCTGGCCGTACCCTGGCTGGCCAAATCAAGGGCCCTGGTGCCAAGTTGGCCTCGCAGGTCAAGCAAGTTGGCGAAAAAGAAGAAGGCTAA
- the rplK gene encoding 50S ribosomal protein L11, whose translation MAREQVGQAKFQVPGGQATPAPPVGTSLGRFGVNLGQFVQQFNDKTREFNGMPIPVVVSVFNDRTFEFVCKSPPAAALLKKAAGLAKGSGTPNTKKVGKVTMDQIDDICNQKMADLNARDLDHARRMIEGTARSMGLEVTQ comes from the coding sequence ATGGCACGGGAACAAGTAGGTCAAGCGAAGTTTCAGGTCCCTGGTGGTCAAGCCACGCCGGCACCTCCGGTTGGTACCTCGTTGGGTCGTTTCGGTGTGAACCTCGGTCAGTTCGTTCAGCAGTTCAACGACAAAACCCGAGAGTTCAACGGCATGCCGATTCCGGTTGTCGTGTCCGTCTTCAACGACCGGACATTTGAATTCGTTTGCAAAAGCCCACCGGCTGCTGCCTTGCTGAAGAAGGCCGCTGGCCTGGCCAAGGGAAGCGGCACACCAAACACAAAGAAGGTCGGTAAGGTCACGATGGACCAGATCGACGACATTTGCAATCAGAAGATGGCAGACCTCAATGCCCGCGACTTAGACCATGCTCGCCGGATGATCGAAGGAACGGCTCGGAGCATGGGCCTGGAAGTGACGCAGTAG
- the secE gene encoding preprotein translocase subunit SecE: MAKEKTVGSPSLLNEMVQANRYKRTQGKIARQATLLSIWVLVSIAAYQLYQQLEAYATTAQYRLHLVLPIALVVVGFWVAYRLINWPTFADFLIAVEAEMNKVTWPSKAELWRSVIVVIALIFILALLLFAFDLLWITLFKTIGLIPPDPQTPAT; the protein is encoded by the coding sequence ATGGCCAAGGAGAAGACCGTCGGTTCCCCTTCCCTTCTCAATGAGATGGTTCAGGCGAATCGGTATAAGCGGACGCAGGGTAAGATTGCCCGGCAGGCAACTCTGCTTTCGATTTGGGTTTTAGTTTCGATCGCTGCTTACCAGCTGTATCAACAGTTAGAAGCCTACGCGACGACAGCTCAATATCGATTGCATTTGGTCCTTCCGATTGCCCTGGTGGTTGTCGGTTTTTGGGTCGCTTATCGACTGATAAATTGGCCAACGTTCGCGGACTTTTTGATCGCGGTCGAGGCGGAGATGAATAAGGTGACTTGGCCCTCCAAGGCTGAGTTGTGGCGAAGTGTCATCGTGGTAATCGCTTTGATCTTCATCCTGGCCTTGCTGCTGTTTGCGTTTGACTTGTTGTGGATCACCTTGTTCAAGACCATTGGACTGATCCCGCCTGATCCGCAGACGCCTGCTACCTAG
- a CDS encoding small basic protein has product MTIDKSLKVKRGGISTRSVLKRSERIAQMRSKGDFNEETTSPIGLPKTKVVKLAMKKKKKVKEEDAKK; this is encoded by the coding sequence GTGACCATCGATAAGAGCCTAAAAGTGAAGCGGGGTGGTATTTCGACCCGCAGCGTGCTGAAGCGTAGCGAACGTATCGCTCAGATGAGGTCCAAAGGGGACTTCAACGAAGAGACCACTTCGCCCATCGGTCTGCCCAAGACCAAGGTCGTGAAGCTCGCGATGAAGAAGAAGAAGAAGGTCAAGGAAGAAGACGCGAAGAAGTAG
- the nusG gene encoding transcription termination/antitermination protein NusG: MASSPDNSFDPQKDPETDIPADAEASSEEVANPDATSEEPSTVEEESEPVEGSAQEVASEEELSSEEASADEETAQDDAVAEEASAEESEPEPVKAPARVRPKTGKNRGPIEEIIEEEEDTAADAANKEWYILKVQSNREKSISTNLIRRVKMAGLEDYFGEILVPTEDLVEYKNGKKKVTKQKLYPGYIVVHMAINDETWFLVRETGGIGDFTGAAGKPVPMLPHEVDRIVKKTRKPEESEEDEVKTNIRFKIGDHVRITEGTFENFEGDVEVIDNTNGRVTVMINIFGRTTPVEMEHWQMEPV; the protein is encoded by the coding sequence GTGGCAAGTTCTCCTGACAATTCGTTCGATCCCCAGAAAGATCCCGAGACGGATATTCCTGCGGATGCAGAAGCCTCATCGGAAGAAGTAGCGAATCCAGATGCTACTTCGGAAGAGCCTTCGACGGTCGAAGAGGAGAGCGAGCCGGTTGAGGGTTCTGCACAGGAAGTTGCTTCTGAGGAAGAACTGTCTTCAGAAGAAGCATCTGCCGACGAGGAAACTGCTCAGGATGACGCTGTAGCCGAAGAAGCTTCAGCTGAAGAATCTGAGCCTGAACCTGTTAAGGCTCCTGCTCGGGTTCGACCAAAAACCGGTAAGAACCGCGGCCCCATCGAAGAGATCATCGAAGAAGAAGAAGACACTGCAGCGGATGCGGCAAATAAGGAATGGTACATCCTCAAGGTTCAGAGTAATCGCGAAAAGTCGATTTCCACGAACCTGATTCGCCGAGTCAAAATGGCCGGCCTAGAGGATTACTTCGGCGAGATTCTTGTCCCCACCGAGGATTTGGTGGAATACAAGAACGGCAAAAAGAAAGTTACCAAGCAGAAGCTCTACCCAGGCTATATCGTCGTGCACATGGCAATCAACGACGAGACATGGTTTTTGGTTCGTGAGACTGGCGGCATTGGTGACTTTACTGGAGCGGCAGGCAAGCCGGTTCCTATGTTGCCGCACGAAGTGGATCGCATCGTCAAGAAGACGCGGAAGCCCGAAGAGAGCGAAGAAGATGAAGTCAAGACGAACATTCGCTTTAAGATAGGCGATCATGTTCGCATCACCGAAGGCACCTTCGAGAATTTCGAGGGAGATGTCGAAGTGATCGACAATACCAATGGCCGCGTGACGGTCATGATTAATATTTTCGGCCGCACGACACCGGTGGAGATGGAACACTGGCAAATGGAGCCAGTTTAG
- a CDS encoding DUF3891 family protein translates to MIVRPYKLPDDEPKLFLIQQSVHAALSGDLASHWGNGPFAPLVHPEVVWPAIFHHDDGWIPVDKSPPIDPKTKRPVSFLDSPAPDSHAIWTKSIEWAGRISPFAQYLIAEHFMTLREHSESAESKAGQTFIHKYEELCETWRDNWEKRHPQCTDEEEKLALAQLRFFDWFSLWMCLDARNEVYTFEQTPGNVPLTVDPQPSGSILTSPWPWTVDRVHVAVGGYLVPDRDYVDTDDLLVEMNDWCRIEWEFAPK, encoded by the coding sequence GTGATTGTCCGCCCCTACAAGTTGCCCGACGATGAACCGAAGCTGTTTTTAATTCAACAGTCGGTCCATGCAGCTCTCTCAGGCGATCTTGCTTCGCACTGGGGCAACGGTCCGTTCGCCCCTTTGGTTCACCCTGAGGTAGTCTGGCCGGCCATCTTTCATCACGACGATGGCTGGATACCAGTCGACAAGTCTCCCCCGATCGACCCGAAAACCAAACGCCCCGTTTCGTTTCTCGACTCCCCGGCCCCTGACTCGCATGCCATCTGGACGAAGTCGATTGAGTGGGCAGGGCGGATCAGTCCGTTCGCTCAATACTTGATCGCCGAACACTTCATGACCCTTCGCGAGCACAGCGAGTCGGCCGAAAGCAAAGCAGGCCAGACCTTCATTCACAAATACGAAGAGCTGTGCGAAACCTGGCGAGATAACTGGGAAAAGCGTCACCCACAGTGCACCGACGAGGAAGAGAAGCTGGCCCTGGCCCAACTGCGTTTCTTCGACTGGTTCAGTCTTTGGATGTGCCTGGATGCTCGCAACGAGGTTTACACCTTCGAGCAAACACCGGGCAACGTCCCGCTGACGGTCGATCCACAGCCCAGCGGCAGCATCCTGACATCTCCCTGGCCCTGGACGGTCGATCGCGTCCACGTGGCCGTAGGAGGCTATCTGGTGCCCGATCGAGACTATGTCGACACAGATGACCTGCTAGTCGAAATGAACGACTGGTGCCGTATCGAGTGGGAATTTGCACCCAAGTAG
- a CDS encoding serine/threonine protein kinase, with protein sequence MSLLKKFTSLFSGQPKLDIASRFSILREAVSGTMSEFYKVREHSTGRTLGLKILDLEKQQFFDSRFQGLTRPKEGEIAMSLTHPCIVRTLEHGMVTSGQQYLLMEFLEGKGLNALIVDRDPMLEGKQLVLLRQMADALACVHESGYIHRDICPRNFIASPDCRSCKLIDFGLTLPAKPQFMAPGNRTGTPNYMAPEIVRRRPTDQRVDIFSLGVTAFRLLVYELPWVSVEGTGRDALSHDSVPPGSIFDHRPKLNRELGELVMACIDRDPRNRPETTRDLLNALQKIKRLDA encoded by the coding sequence ATGAGCCTGCTCAAGAAGTTTACGTCGCTGTTCTCTGGCCAGCCCAAGCTTGATATCGCCTCGCGATTCTCAATCTTGAGAGAAGCCGTCTCTGGGACGATGAGCGAGTTCTACAAGGTCCGCGAGCACTCGACCGGCCGAACCCTCGGGCTGAAGATTCTCGATCTGGAAAAGCAGCAGTTCTTCGATTCTCGCTTCCAAGGGCTGACGCGCCCCAAGGAAGGTGAAATTGCCATGTCTCTGACGCATCCGTGCATCGTACGGACGCTGGAACACGGCATGGTGACCTCTGGACAGCAGTACTTGCTTATGGAGTTTTTAGAGGGCAAAGGGCTCAATGCGCTGATTGTCGACCGCGATCCGATGCTGGAAGGGAAGCAGTTGGTGCTGTTGCGTCAAATGGCCGATGCGTTGGCTTGCGTTCACGAGTCTGGTTACATCCACCGCGACATCTGCCCCCGCAACTTCATCGCCTCTCCGGATTGCCGTTCGTGCAAACTCATCGACTTCGGGCTTACCTTGCCAGCTAAGCCACAGTTCATGGCCCCAGGCAATCGAACGGGAACTCCGAATTACATGGCCCCCGAGATTGTGCGGCGGCGCCCCACCGATCAGCGCGTTGATATCTTTTCGCTGGGTGTAACTGCATTTCGGCTTTTGGTTTACGAATTGCCATGGGTCAGCGTAGAAGGGACCGGCCGCGATGCCTTAAGCCACGATTCGGTCCCGCCAGGCAGCATTTTCGACCATCGCCCAAAGCTCAATCGCGAGTTAGGTGAGCTTGTCATGGCATGTATTGACCGTGATCCTCGTAACCGGCCGGAAACAACCCGGGATCTGCTCAATGCTCTGCAGAAAATCAAGCGACTAGACGCCTAG
- the tuf gene encoding elongation factor Tu, giving the protein MAKDVFERSKPHVNVGTIGHIDHGKTTTTGAILAVQAAKGLAKMKAYSEIAKGGTVRDETKTVTIAVAHVEYESPTRHYAHIDCPGHADFVKNMITGAAQMDGAILVVSAADGPMPQTKEHVLLARQVGVPCVVVYLNKCDLVDDEELLDLVELEVRELLSKNDFPGDDVPVVRGNSLAAYNKPDDAEASKCITELVEALDSYVPEPERETDKPFLMAIEDVFSIEGRGTVATGRIERGVVKVGEEVEILGLTEKPTKTTVTGVEMFNKIMQEGYAGDNVGCLLRGVKREDISRGQVLAKPGSVNPHTKFEAEIYCLSKEEGGRHTPFFSGYRPQFYFRTTDVTGTANLQGAEMCMPGDNVKIEVELHKPIAMFEGVRFAIREGGKTVGSGVVTKITE; this is encoded by the coding sequence ATGGCCAAGGACGTATTTGAACGATCTAAACCTCACGTCAATGTTGGCACCATCGGTCACATCGACCACGGTAAAACGACTACCACCGGTGCTATCCTGGCAGTTCAGGCTGCTAAGGGTCTTGCCAAGATGAAGGCCTACTCGGAAATCGCCAAGGGTGGTACCGTTCGTGATGAAACGAAGACGGTGACCATTGCTGTGGCTCACGTCGAGTACGAATCGCCGACCCGTCACTATGCACATATTGACTGCCCTGGTCACGCCGACTTTGTGAAGAACATGATCACCGGTGCTGCCCAGATGGACGGCGCAATTTTGGTTGTTTCTGCCGCTGACGGTCCAATGCCACAGACCAAAGAGCACGTTCTGCTTGCTCGTCAGGTGGGTGTGCCTTGCGTGGTGGTTTACCTGAATAAGTGCGATCTGGTCGACGACGAAGAGTTGTTGGACTTGGTTGAACTCGAAGTTCGTGAACTGCTCAGCAAGAACGACTTCCCAGGCGACGATGTCCCGGTTGTTCGTGGTAACTCGCTGGCCGCCTACAACAAGCCAGACGACGCCGAAGCTTCCAAGTGCATCACCGAATTGGTCGAAGCTCTGGATAGCTACGTTCCTGAACCGGAACGCGAAACCGACAAGCCATTCCTGATGGCAATCGAAGACGTCTTCTCCATTGAAGGTCGTGGTACGGTTGCTACCGGTCGTATTGAACGTGGCGTTGTGAAGGTTGGTGAAGAAGTCGAAATCCTCGGTCTGACCGAGAAGCCGACCAAGACCACCGTTACCGGCGTTGAAATGTTCAACAAGATCATGCAAGAAGGTTACGCTGGCGACAACGTCGGTTGCTTGCTGCGTGGTGTCAAGCGTGAAGACATTTCGCGTGGTCAGGTTCTCGCCAAGCCAGGTTCGGTGAACCCGCATACCAAGTTTGAAGCAGAAATTTACTGCTTGAGCAAGGAAGAGGGTGGTCGTCACACGCCATTCTTCAGCGGTTATCGTCCCCAGTTCTACTTCCGTACGACGGACGTTACCGGTACTGCCAATCTGCAAGGTGCAGAAATGTGCATGCCAGGCGACAACGTGAAAATCGAAGTCGAACTGCACAAGCCAATTGCAATGTTTGAAGGTGTTCGCTTCGCTATTCGCGAAGGTGGTAAGACCGTCGGTTCCGGCGTTGTTACCAAGATCACCGAGTAG